A portion of the Pseudoalteromonas luteoviolacea genome contains these proteins:
- a CDS encoding LuxR family transcriptional regulator, translated as MQNTFEFIEQLKTASTLADVKELLNRLLEIIEYDYFLIGLIMPQSITRSDVLILDNYPQSWRQYYDDTGLVKVDPIVRYSMDNYLPIIWSHLEKDARYSKQELQVIKKAHEAGLQSGFSIPFHNNLGEFGMISFALKNQQSDSVTKFNRALPLVQLIVPALQDALKRIDSKTSISDTTLTKRETECLTWAAEGKSSWEISKILCCSERTVLFHLQNAGAKLNANNRYQTISKAIISGALNLSV; from the coding sequence ATGCAGAATACCTTCGAATTTATTGAGCAGTTGAAAACTGCCTCCACATTAGCTGATGTCAAAGAGCTATTGAATCGCCTCTTGGAAATCATTGAATATGATTATTTCTTAATTGGCCTCATTATGCCGCAATCTATTACACGCTCTGATGTACTTATTCTAGATAATTACCCTCAAAGTTGGCGGCAATACTACGATGATACAGGGCTTGTTAAAGTGGATCCGATAGTCCGTTATTCTATGGATAATTATCTACCGATTATCTGGTCTCATTTAGAAAAAGATGCCCGCTACTCTAAGCAAGAGCTTCAGGTGATTAAAAAAGCCCATGAGGCGGGTTTGCAATCAGGGTTCAGTATTCCATTTCACAATAATCTAGGAGAGTTTGGCATGATCAGCTTTGCACTAAAAAACCAGCAAAGTGACAGTGTGACCAAATTTAATAGAGCGCTGCCATTAGTTCAACTCATTGTACCCGCTTTACAAGATGCGTTAAAACGTATTGACTCGAAGACCTCTATCAGCGATACAACTTTAACGAAAAGAGAAACAGAGTGCCTCACTTGGGCAGCAGAAGGTAAAAGTAGCTGGGAGATATCAAAAATTCTCTGCTGCTCTGAACGCACTGTGTTGTTTCACTTACAAAATGCGGGCGCCAAACTCAACGCTAATAATCGCTACCAGACGATTTCAAAAGCAATCATATCGGGTGCGCTGAATCTCTCTGTTTAG
- a CDS encoding alkaline phosphatase, with protein MKIKFAALAVSVALLSGCNDDNTNSVEVIKEVEVIKEVEVSPTAITSVKNVILMIGDGMGPQQVGLLEEYAQRAPNSVYKSKNNETALSKLANQGHLGLSLNAPHGASGSLVTDSACSATQLATGIAAGSEMIGLDVEGNKIATILEKAKAMGKATGLVSDTRITHATPAAFAAHQPHRSLENDIAAELISSGNVDVMLSGGARAFLPKDVQKNEEAKAQLAEMGMPADVYAASKRGDENNLVIQAKEQFGYDLAFDKAQLADTEGEKLLGLFANSGMADAIAYKKCQAESSCTQPSLKEMTVKALDILSKDEDGFFLMIEGGQIDWAGHANDAGWMLNELLKFDEAVEAVYEWAKDRSDTLVVVTADHETGSFGFSYTTHNKPETGVHLSGDGMGEHTYKPKFNFGPLEQLDKLYNQTGTFFNVMADVNDNNDFSNSTDHQWQEAIKNNTSYEVSIEEAAIMLETEGVDSENRPYPAFSDFSDFYVYGKDDFTGKIGRVLAKHQNVVWGTGTHTAAPVPVYAFGPAGVTQQFSTLQHHVDIANKMMTALGVNE; from the coding sequence ATGAAAATTAAATTTGCTGCGCTCGCAGTGTCTGTTGCTCTGCTTTCAGGTTGTAATGACGATAATACAAACTCCGTAGAAGTCATTAAAGAAGTGGAAGTGATCAAGGAAGTTGAAGTTAGCCCAACGGCTATTACGTCTGTAAAAAATGTGATTCTAATGATTGGTGATGGTATGGGACCTCAGCAAGTTGGTTTGTTAGAAGAATATGCTCAGCGCGCACCAAATTCTGTATATAAGAGTAAAAACAATGAAACCGCATTATCCAAGTTGGCCAACCAAGGTCATTTAGGGTTGTCTTTAAATGCACCCCATGGGGCCTCAGGCAGTTTGGTTACTGATTCAGCTTGTTCTGCAACGCAGCTGGCAACAGGCATTGCCGCTGGTTCTGAAATGATTGGCTTAGATGTCGAAGGTAATAAAATTGCGACGATTTTAGAAAAAGCCAAAGCAATGGGAAAGGCGACAGGTTTAGTATCTGATACACGGATCACGCATGCAACGCCTGCTGCATTTGCAGCTCATCAACCACACCGTTCTTTAGAAAATGACATTGCTGCTGAGCTGATTTCGTCTGGTAATGTTGATGTTATGCTCTCAGGCGGTGCGCGTGCATTTTTGCCTAAAGATGTGCAGAAAAATGAAGAGGCGAAAGCACAGCTCGCTGAAATGGGTATGCCCGCTGATGTTTATGCGGCATCCAAACGTGGAGATGAAAATAACCTCGTTATTCAGGCAAAAGAGCAATTCGGGTACGATTTGGCATTTGATAAAGCGCAATTAGCTGATACTGAAGGTGAAAAACTGTTAGGTTTGTTTGCAAACTCTGGCATGGCAGATGCGATCGCATATAAAAAGTGCCAAGCTGAGAGCTCATGCACGCAGCCCTCATTAAAAGAGATGACTGTCAAAGCGCTCGATATTCTCTCTAAAGATGAAGATGGCTTCTTTTTAATGATTGAGGGCGGACAAATAGATTGGGCTGGTCATGCGAATGATGCAGGCTGGATGCTTAATGAGTTACTAAAATTTGATGAAGCTGTAGAAGCTGTGTATGAGTGGGCTAAAGATCGAAGTGACACGCTGGTGGTCGTTACTGCAGATCATGAAACAGGTAGTTTTGGTTTCAGCTATACAACACATAATAAGCCTGAAACTGGGGTGCATTTATCTGGCGATGGTATGGGGGAGCATACTTATAAGCCAAAGTTTAACTTTGGTCCGCTCGAGCAATTGGACAAGCTGTACAATCAGACTGGTACGTTTTTTAACGTAATGGCTGATGTTAATGATAACAATGACTTTAGCAATAGCACGGATCATCAGTGGCAAGAAGCTATCAAGAATAACACTTCGTATGAGGTCAGTATTGAAGAGGCTGCGATCATGCTTGAGACTGAAGGCGTCGATAGTGAAAACAGACCTTACCCTGCCTTCTCTGATTTTTCAGACTTTTATGTGTATGGGAAAGATGACTTTACCGGTAAAATTGGTCGCGTGCTTGCCAAACACCAAAACGTTGTGTGGGGGACCGGAACGCACACTGCTGCGCCAGTGCCAGTATATGCCTTTGGGCCAGCGGGTGTAACTCAACAGTTTTCGACCCTTCAACATCATGTCGATATTGCTAATAAGATGATGACCGCGCTGGGTGTCAATGAATAA
- a CDS encoding sulfite exporter TauE/SafE family protein — MDLSVVDIILITLIMATGSFLQASAGFGSGLVAIPLLGFIEPQLIPGPLLFAYLFLTIFMAHRERDHLSRFHIRNTGVGLVIGTLIGTLVLLNINSQAFPTIASILVLFGVVLSFMTSSFALTRLNICSSGLVAGVMSTLAGLSGPPLALLLQFQSAPFVRANLAVAFVFSSLLSIAALALTGHFSATSLYLGLCLVPGMYLGYFFGQPVSRLISQKQSRYTILLISTLSALSLMYKEMVNFI; from the coding sequence ATGGATTTAAGCGTCGTTGATATTATTCTCATTACCTTAATTATGGCAACAGGCTCATTTTTGCAAGCCTCTGCCGGTTTTGGTTCCGGACTGGTAGCGATTCCATTGCTAGGTTTTATCGAGCCACAATTAATACCAGGTCCACTGCTCTTTGCTTATTTATTTCTCACCATCTTTATGGCCCATAGAGAACGAGATCACTTGAGTCGCTTCCATATTCGTAATACGGGTGTGGGACTGGTCATTGGCACTTTAATCGGCACGCTCGTATTACTCAATATCAATAGCCAAGCCTTTCCCACAATTGCTTCAATACTTGTGCTGTTTGGCGTTGTGTTAAGCTTTATGACCAGCTCTTTCGCATTGACCCGTTTAAATATTTGTTCCAGTGGTTTGGTGGCAGGTGTGATGAGCACATTGGCCGGCCTCAGTGGACCGCCTTTAGCACTCCTTTTACAATTTCAAAGTGCACCATTTGTGAGAGCAAACCTTGCTGTCGCCTTTGTTTTTTCGTCTTTACTCTCTATCGCTGCACTTGCATTGACTGGGCATTTCTCAGCAACGTCACTTTATTTAGGTTTATGTTTGGTACCAGGTATGTACCTAGGTTACTTTTTTGGTCAGCCTGTATCGCGGTTAATTAGTCAGAAACAGAGCCGGTATACAATATTGTTGATTTCAACCCTGAGCGCATTGTCACTCATGTACAAAGAGATGGTTAATTTCATCTAG
- a CDS encoding aromatic amino acid transaminase: MLSNLKEIGQDPIMKLMVEFSQDQRPEKIELGIGVYKDETGNTPIMSAVSKAQTALLDSQHSKAYLGLAGNQSFNEATKHLILGGSGAFDRASALQTPGGSGALRLFVELAKQLCTQTRIWLPKETFPNHPLTAAAVGVEVVYYPYLDPLTQTVDESAMLAALSEANANDLVLIHGCCHNPTGADITLEQWQALAELAHRKGFMPLIDLAYQGFGEGISEDITGLRLLVNHVENAFISVSYSKNMGLYRERTGCAIAVGSSTAKSELIKKHLLQIAGCSYAMPPDHGAAIVAEILGDQQLFCLWQQELAEMRDRLKLLRLKLVISLNDLGNTQFDYIKQQSGLFSLTGLNTQQIERLKSEFGIYIVPGGRINIAGVGLSQCGYLASAINQVGNMN; encoded by the coding sequence ATGTTGAGCAACTTAAAAGAGATTGGGCAGGATCCAATCATGAAGTTAATGGTTGAATTTAGCCAAGATCAAAGGCCTGAAAAAATAGAGCTGGGCATTGGTGTTTACAAGGATGAAACAGGGAATACCCCAATTATGTCGGCGGTGAGCAAAGCTCAGACGGCGCTTCTGGATTCACAACACTCTAAAGCGTATTTAGGGCTTGCTGGCAATCAGTCTTTTAATGAAGCAACTAAGCACCTAATTCTCGGTGGCAGTGGTGCATTTGACCGTGCAAGCGCACTGCAGACGCCTGGTGGCAGTGGCGCGCTTAGGCTGTTTGTTGAGCTGGCGAAACAGCTTTGTACGCAGACGAGAATATGGTTACCTAAAGAGACCTTTCCGAATCATCCTTTAACGGCGGCTGCTGTTGGGGTTGAGGTCGTTTATTATCCTTATCTCGATCCGTTGACTCAAACGGTAGATGAATCAGCGATGTTGGCAGCGCTGAGCGAAGCGAATGCCAATGATCTCGTTTTAATACATGGATGTTGTCACAACCCAACGGGCGCTGATATCACATTGGAGCAATGGCAGGCCCTAGCTGAACTGGCTCATCGTAAAGGGTTTATGCCTTTAATTGATCTTGCTTACCAAGGATTTGGAGAAGGGATCTCAGAGGATATTACTGGGCTGCGCTTGTTGGTGAATCATGTAGAAAATGCCTTTATTTCGGTATCTTACTCAAAAAATATGGGACTGTACCGAGAGCGTACTGGATGTGCAATTGCTGTTGGTAGTAGTACTGCGAAGTCAGAACTCATTAAAAAGCACTTGTTACAGATAGCAGGCTGCTCCTATGCCATGCCGCCTGATCATGGTGCCGCTATTGTTGCTGAGATCCTGGGGGATCAACAGTTATTCTGTTTGTGGCAGCAAGAGCTTGCTGAGATGAGAGATAGATTGAAGTTATTGCGATTAAAGCTTGTTATATCGCTCAATGATCTAGGTAATACACAGTTTGACTATATCAAACAGCAAAGCGGATTGTTTTCATTAACGGGTTTAAATACACAGCAAATTGAGCGATTAAAATCAGAGTTTGGCATATATATTGTGCCTGGTGGCAGGATCAATATTGCTGGTGTAGGGTTATCCCAATGTGGGTATTTAGCATCGGCGATTAACCAAGTTGGAAATATGAATTAG
- the trpS gene encoding tryptophan--tRNA ligase, with amino-acid sequence MPHTILTGDRATGPLHLGHYVGSLKQRVELQDHNQQYVLIADLQGLTDNGLNPSKVSKNILNVLSDYLAVGIDPDKTTICLQSALPALAELTMYYANLVTVSRLERNPTVKAEIASKQFGQSIPAGFLTYPISQAADITAFRADSVPVGDDQLPMIEQTNEIVRKVNRVAGKDILVECAPRLSNVARLPGADGKSKMSKSLGNALTLGATEDEIRATVKMMYTDPTHLRVSDPGKIEGNVVFTYLDAFHPDTELVQGLKTHYMRGGLGDNKVKSILEECLQEMLRPIRERRSRFLADKAMLIDILSRGTAEGVVKTNSVLYDVKQAFGLNLLK; translated from the coding sequence ATGCCACACACCATTCTGACAGGAGATAGGGCGACGGGTCCATTACACTTAGGTCACTATGTTGGTTCACTGAAGCAGCGTGTCGAATTACAAGATCACAATCAACAATATGTGTTGATCGCCGATCTGCAAGGCTTAACAGATAATGGATTAAACCCATCTAAGGTTTCAAAAAATATTTTAAACGTGTTGTCTGATTATCTTGCTGTTGGGATCGATCCTGACAAGACAACGATTTGCCTGCAATCGGCGTTACCGGCATTGGCAGAATTGACCATGTATTATGCAAATTTGGTAACGGTATCTCGGTTAGAGCGCAACCCTACGGTGAAAGCAGAAATTGCCAGTAAACAGTTTGGGCAATCTATTCCCGCAGGATTTTTGACATACCCAATTAGCCAAGCGGCGGATATCACAGCGTTTAGAGCGGACAGTGTGCCAGTGGGTGATGATCAATTACCTATGATTGAGCAAACCAATGAGATTGTGAGAAAAGTGAACCGAGTAGCAGGTAAAGATATATTGGTTGAGTGTGCCCCTAGGTTAAGTAATGTAGCAAGACTACCTGGGGCAGATGGTAAATCAAAAATGTCAAAATCATTGGGTAATGCACTCACGTTAGGTGCAACAGAGGACGAGATCAGAGCGACAGTTAAAATGATGTACACAGATCCGACTCACTTGCGAGTCTCGGATCCAGGTAAAATAGAAGGTAATGTCGTTTTTACTTATCTAGATGCCTTTCACCCAGATACTGAGCTGGTGCAAGGGTTAAAAACGCACTACATGCGAGGTGGTCTGGGAGATAACAAGGTAAAATCGATCCTAGAGGAGTGCTTACAAGAAATGCTGAGGCCGATCCGTGAGCGTCGTAGCCGCTTCTTAGCAGACAAGGCGATGTTAATTGATATTCTATCGCGGGGCACCGCAGAGGGCGTCGTCAAAACCAATAGCGTGTTGTACGATGTTAAGCAGGCATTTGGATTGAATTTATTAAAGTAA
- a CDS encoding VOC family protein has translation MEFNNTIPELVCRDIESSLSFYTQKLGFKVLFEREEQGFFFLYKDDIQLMLQQLGETAWMSHGNDTPFGNGMNIAFKVESLENLDCSTPSEDIFLETETIEYRVLDGVASVNQVIFRDPDGYLIRFVEQVNQ, from the coding sequence ATGGAATTTAATAACACGATCCCTGAACTGGTTTGTCGGGACATTGAAAGTAGTTTGTCTTTTTATACTCAAAAGCTTGGCTTTAAAGTGTTGTTTGAGCGCGAGGAGCAAGGGTTTTTCTTTCTATACAAAGACGATATTCAACTTATGTTGCAACAGCTTGGCGAAACCGCCTGGATGAGTCATGGCAATGATACACCGTTTGGTAATGGTATGAACATCGCGTTTAAGGTAGAGAGCTTAGAAAATCTCGACTGTTCTACTCCGTCTGAGGATATCTTTCTTGAAACTGAAACCATTGAATATCGAGTGCTAGACGGAGTGGCCAGTGTTAACCAAGTGATATTCCGAGACCCAGATGGATACTTAATCCGATTTGTAGAACAAGTGAATCAATAG
- a CDS encoding class I SAM-dependent methyltransferase, which translates to MIHENLESGDSVSEYSKHTTAVEWIEMGYLGVISSQQDALNKPGHIIDYGCGPGFFAAYLAEEYKQKITGVDISQEMINHCENEYKNTDLSFYQVGENKLAFAENNSIDGVVSCYVLMQIPSHDEQIAICEEIYRVLKPGAKFTMLTMNPAYTGVQFDFLRNGDVDRVYSAGEKMTTELQTDHGTLELEDVYWPTQYYLNAFSRAGFSHIKCVEHCPAFGDNQDKAQFLIVEGIKAE; encoded by the coding sequence ATGATCCACGAAAATCTAGAATCAGGGGATTCAGTCTCAGAATATTCTAAGCATACAACCGCTGTAGAATGGATTGAAATGGGATATTTAGGTGTTATTTCATCACAACAAGATGCACTAAATAAGCCTGGCCATATTATTGATTATGGGTGCGGGCCTGGTTTTTTTGCCGCTTACCTTGCTGAGGAATATAAACAAAAGATCACCGGCGTAGATATCTCACAAGAGATGATCAATCACTGTGAAAATGAATATAAAAATACAGATCTGTCATTTTATCAAGTAGGAGAAAATAAACTTGCATTTGCTGAAAATAACAGCATAGATGGCGTTGTTTCTTGCTACGTATTAATGCAGATCCCTTCACATGATGAGCAGATAGCGATCTGCGAAGAAATTTATCGGGTGTTAAAGCCTGGAGCAAAATTTACCATGTTGACAATGAATCCGGCATACACCGGTGTTCAATTTGATTTTTTGCGTAATGGAGATGTTGACCGAGTTTATTCAGCTGGTGAAAAAATGACAACCGAACTGCAAACTGACCACGGTACGTTAGAGCTTGAAGATGTCTATTGGCCGACTCAGTACTATCTAAACGCTTTCAGCCGCGCAGGCTTCTCCCATATAAAGTGTGTTGAGCACTGCCCAGCGTTTGGTGACAATCAAGACAAAGCGCAATTTTTAATTGTCGAAGGCATAAAAGCTGAATAA